In a single window of the Pseudorca crassidens isolate mPseCra1 chromosome 9, mPseCra1.hap1, whole genome shotgun sequence genome:
- the TSKU gene encoding tsukushi isoform X3, translating into MSTCSVPDPAARPKDIKGNLTPFLPTGGQTAHTMLWPLLLLLAAGEAQTTRPCFPGCQCEVETFGLFDSFSLTRVDCSGLGPHIVPVPIPLDTAHLDLSSNRLETVNESVLAGPGYTTLAGLDLSHNLLTRFSPTAFSRLRYLESLDLSHNGLAALPAESFTSSPLSDVNLSHNRLREVSVSAFATHSQGRALHVDLSHNLLHSLVPHPAQASLPAPTIQSLNLAWNRLHTVPDLRDLPLRYLSLDGNPLAAIGPGAFEGLAGLTHLSLGSLQRLPHLVPYGFRELQGLQVLDLSSNPKLKWVGPEVFSGLGSLQELDLSGTGLVPLPEKLLLHLPALQSISVGQGVQCRRLVREGTYPRQPGSTPKVALHCIDTQELAAGGSDTL; encoded by the exons ATGAG tacctgctctgtgccagaccCGGCAGCCAGGCCCAAGGACATAAAAGGGAACCTAACCCCATTCCTGCCCACAGGAGGACAGACAG CCCACACCATGCTGTGGCCCCTGCTGCTGTTGCTGGCCGCCGGTGAGGCCCAGACCACCCGGCCCTGCTTCCCTGGATGCCAGTGTGAGGTGGAGACCTTTGGCCTCTTCGACAGCTTCAGCCTGACGCGAGTGGATTGCAGCGGCCTGGGCCCTCACATCGTGCCCGTGCCCATCCCCCTGGACACAGCCCACCTGGACCTGTCCTCCAACCGGCTGGAGACGGTGAACGAGTCCGTGCTGGCAGGCCCGGGCTACACCACGCTGGCCGGCCTGGATCTCAGCCACAACCTGCTCACCAGGTTCTCGCCCACGGCCTTCTCCCGCCTTCGCTACCTGGAGTCACTTGACCTCAGCCACAATGGCCTGGCCGCCCTGCCCGCCGAGAGCTTCACCAGCTCGCCCCTGAGCGACGTGAACCTGAGCCACAACCGGCTCCGCGAGGTCTCCGTGTCTGCCTTCGCCACCCACAGCCAGGGCAGGGCGCTGCACGTGGACCTCTCGCACAACCTCCTCCACAGCCTCGTGCCCCACCCCGCGCAGGCCAGCCTGCCGGCGCCCACCATCCAGAGCCTGAACCTGGCCTGGAACCGGCTCCACACTGTGCCCGACCTCCGGGACTTGCCCCTGCGCTACCTGAGCTTGGACGGGAACCCACTGGCGGCCATCGGCCCAGGGGCCTTCGAGGGGCTGGCGGGCCTTACACACCTGTCGCTGGGCAGCCTGCAGCGTCTCCCCCATCTGGTGCCCTATGGCTTCCGTGAGCTGCAGGGCCTGCAGGTCCTGGATTTGTCAAGCAACCCCAAGCTCAAGTGGGTAGGACCCGAGGTGTTCTCAGGCCTGGGCTCCCTGCAAGAGCTGGACCTGTCAGGCACGGGCCTGGTGCCCCTGCCCGAGAAGCTGCTTCTCCACCTCCCGGCGCTGCAGAGCATCAGCGTGGGCCAGGGCGTGCAGTGCCGGCGCCTGGTGCGGGAGGGCACCtaccccaggcagcctggctccacccCCAAGGTGGCCCTGCACTGCATAGACACCCAGGAATTAGCTGCTGGGGGCTCTGATACCTTGTGA
- the TSKU gene encoding tsukushi isoform X5 encodes MLWPLLLLLAAGEAQTTRPCFPGCQCEVETFGLFDSFSLTRVDCSGLGPHIVPVPIPLDTAHLDLSSNRLETVNESVLAGPGYTTLAGLDLSHNLLTRFSPTAFSRLRYLESLDLSHNGLAALPAESFTSSPLSDVNLSHNRLREVSVSAFATHSQGRALHVDLSHNLLHSLVPHPAQASLPAPTIQSLNLAWNRLHTVPDLRDLPLRYLSLDGNPLAAIGPGAFEGLAGLTHLSLGSLQRLPHLVPYGFRELQGLQVLDLSSNPKLKWVGPEVFSGLGSLQELDLSGTGLVPLPEKLLLHLPALQSISVGQGVQCRRLVREGTYPRQPGSTPKVALHCIDTQELAAGGSDTL; translated from the coding sequence ATGCTGTGGCCCCTGCTGCTGTTGCTGGCCGCCGGTGAGGCCCAGACCACCCGGCCCTGCTTCCCTGGATGCCAGTGTGAGGTGGAGACCTTTGGCCTCTTCGACAGCTTCAGCCTGACGCGAGTGGATTGCAGCGGCCTGGGCCCTCACATCGTGCCCGTGCCCATCCCCCTGGACACAGCCCACCTGGACCTGTCCTCCAACCGGCTGGAGACGGTGAACGAGTCCGTGCTGGCAGGCCCGGGCTACACCACGCTGGCCGGCCTGGATCTCAGCCACAACCTGCTCACCAGGTTCTCGCCCACGGCCTTCTCCCGCCTTCGCTACCTGGAGTCACTTGACCTCAGCCACAATGGCCTGGCCGCCCTGCCCGCCGAGAGCTTCACCAGCTCGCCCCTGAGCGACGTGAACCTGAGCCACAACCGGCTCCGCGAGGTCTCCGTGTCTGCCTTCGCCACCCACAGCCAGGGCAGGGCGCTGCACGTGGACCTCTCGCACAACCTCCTCCACAGCCTCGTGCCCCACCCCGCGCAGGCCAGCCTGCCGGCGCCCACCATCCAGAGCCTGAACCTGGCCTGGAACCGGCTCCACACTGTGCCCGACCTCCGGGACTTGCCCCTGCGCTACCTGAGCTTGGACGGGAACCCACTGGCGGCCATCGGCCCAGGGGCCTTCGAGGGGCTGGCGGGCCTTACACACCTGTCGCTGGGCAGCCTGCAGCGTCTCCCCCATCTGGTGCCCTATGGCTTCCGTGAGCTGCAGGGCCTGCAGGTCCTGGATTTGTCAAGCAACCCCAAGCTCAAGTGGGTAGGACCCGAGGTGTTCTCAGGCCTGGGCTCCCTGCAAGAGCTGGACCTGTCAGGCACGGGCCTGGTGCCCCTGCCCGAGAAGCTGCTTCTCCACCTCCCGGCGCTGCAGAGCATCAGCGTGGGCCAGGGCGTGCAGTGCCGGCGCCTGGTGCGGGAGGGCACCtaccccaggcagcctggctccacccCCAAGGTGGCCCTGCACTGCATAGACACCCAGGAATTAGCTGCTGGGGGCTCTGATACCTTGTGA
- the TSKU gene encoding tsukushi isoform X2, translating into MGSRSSVRIVLWCPAWPAVGSRGPGTRLLEQSRPGGLLNLTSASTCSVPDPAARPKDIKGNLTPFLPTGGQTAHTMLWPLLLLLAAGEAQTTRPCFPGCQCEVETFGLFDSFSLTRVDCSGLGPHIVPVPIPLDTAHLDLSSNRLETVNESVLAGPGYTTLAGLDLSHNLLTRFSPTAFSRLRYLESLDLSHNGLAALPAESFTSSPLSDVNLSHNRLREVSVSAFATHSQGRALHVDLSHNLLHSLVPHPAQASLPAPTIQSLNLAWNRLHTVPDLRDLPLRYLSLDGNPLAAIGPGAFEGLAGLTHLSLGSLQRLPHLVPYGFRELQGLQVLDLSSNPKLKWVGPEVFSGLGSLQELDLSGTGLVPLPEKLLLHLPALQSISVGQGVQCRRLVREGTYPRQPGSTPKVALHCIDTQELAAGGSDTL; encoded by the exons ATGGGGTCCCGGTCTTCTGTCAGGATTGTACTCTGGTGCCCAGCATGGCCGGCAGTTGGAAGCAGAGGACCAGGAACAAGGCTGTTGGAGCAATCCAGGCCAGGAGGTCTCCTGAACCTGACCAGTGCAag tacctgctctgtgccagaccCGGCAGCCAGGCCCAAGGACATAAAAGGGAACCTAACCCCATTCCTGCCCACAGGAGGACAGACAG CCCACACCATGCTGTGGCCCCTGCTGCTGTTGCTGGCCGCCGGTGAGGCCCAGACCACCCGGCCCTGCTTCCCTGGATGCCAGTGTGAGGTGGAGACCTTTGGCCTCTTCGACAGCTTCAGCCTGACGCGAGTGGATTGCAGCGGCCTGGGCCCTCACATCGTGCCCGTGCCCATCCCCCTGGACACAGCCCACCTGGACCTGTCCTCCAACCGGCTGGAGACGGTGAACGAGTCCGTGCTGGCAGGCCCGGGCTACACCACGCTGGCCGGCCTGGATCTCAGCCACAACCTGCTCACCAGGTTCTCGCCCACGGCCTTCTCCCGCCTTCGCTACCTGGAGTCACTTGACCTCAGCCACAATGGCCTGGCCGCCCTGCCCGCCGAGAGCTTCACCAGCTCGCCCCTGAGCGACGTGAACCTGAGCCACAACCGGCTCCGCGAGGTCTCCGTGTCTGCCTTCGCCACCCACAGCCAGGGCAGGGCGCTGCACGTGGACCTCTCGCACAACCTCCTCCACAGCCTCGTGCCCCACCCCGCGCAGGCCAGCCTGCCGGCGCCCACCATCCAGAGCCTGAACCTGGCCTGGAACCGGCTCCACACTGTGCCCGACCTCCGGGACTTGCCCCTGCGCTACCTGAGCTTGGACGGGAACCCACTGGCGGCCATCGGCCCAGGGGCCTTCGAGGGGCTGGCGGGCCTTACACACCTGTCGCTGGGCAGCCTGCAGCGTCTCCCCCATCTGGTGCCCTATGGCTTCCGTGAGCTGCAGGGCCTGCAGGTCCTGGATTTGTCAAGCAACCCCAAGCTCAAGTGGGTAGGACCCGAGGTGTTCTCAGGCCTGGGCTCCCTGCAAGAGCTGGACCTGTCAGGCACGGGCCTGGTGCCCCTGCCCGAGAAGCTGCTTCTCCACCTCCCGGCGCTGCAGAGCATCAGCGTGGGCCAGGGCGTGCAGTGCCGGCGCCTGGTGCGGGAGGGCACCtaccccaggcagcctggctccacccCCAAGGTGGCCCTGCACTGCATAGACACCCAGGAATTAGCTGCTGGGGGCTCTGATACCTTGTGA
- the TSKU gene encoding tsukushi isoform X1: MCAPRARHRPNSSLPCCPPGPRLGFKLFSGFLGNSARPPPPCSPGGGLWQPSPHSPPGVLRAARGWDRIGGWGNRQRLRTDPSRGWAERAAHASRTRWEERAHTMLWPLLLLLAAGEAQTTRPCFPGCQCEVETFGLFDSFSLTRVDCSGLGPHIVPVPIPLDTAHLDLSSNRLETVNESVLAGPGYTTLAGLDLSHNLLTRFSPTAFSRLRYLESLDLSHNGLAALPAESFTSSPLSDVNLSHNRLREVSVSAFATHSQGRALHVDLSHNLLHSLVPHPAQASLPAPTIQSLNLAWNRLHTVPDLRDLPLRYLSLDGNPLAAIGPGAFEGLAGLTHLSLGSLQRLPHLVPYGFRELQGLQVLDLSSNPKLKWVGPEVFSGLGSLQELDLSGTGLVPLPEKLLLHLPALQSISVGQGVQCRRLVREGTYPRQPGSTPKVALHCIDTQELAAGGSDTL; encoded by the exons ATGTGCGCGCCGAGAGCCAGACACCGCCCCAACTCCTCGCTCCCCTGCTGTCCACCCGGGCCCAGACTTGGCTTCAAACTTTTCTCCGGGTTCCTCGGCAACAGCGCCCGTCCTCCTCCCCCCTGCAGTCCGGGCGGGGGGCTCTGGCAGCCCTCCCCTCATTCACCTCCAGGGGTCCTTAGAGCCGCGAGGGGATGGGACAGGATTGGTGGGTGGGGCAATCGGCAGCGCCTGAGGACTGACCCGAGCCGAGGCTGGGCAGAGCGCGCCGCACACGCCAGCCGAACCCGCTGGGAGGAGAGAG CCCACACCATGCTGTGGCCCCTGCTGCTGTTGCTGGCCGCCGGTGAGGCCCAGACCACCCGGCCCTGCTTCCCTGGATGCCAGTGTGAGGTGGAGACCTTTGGCCTCTTCGACAGCTTCAGCCTGACGCGAGTGGATTGCAGCGGCCTGGGCCCTCACATCGTGCCCGTGCCCATCCCCCTGGACACAGCCCACCTGGACCTGTCCTCCAACCGGCTGGAGACGGTGAACGAGTCCGTGCTGGCAGGCCCGGGCTACACCACGCTGGCCGGCCTGGATCTCAGCCACAACCTGCTCACCAGGTTCTCGCCCACGGCCTTCTCCCGCCTTCGCTACCTGGAGTCACTTGACCTCAGCCACAATGGCCTGGCCGCCCTGCCCGCCGAGAGCTTCACCAGCTCGCCCCTGAGCGACGTGAACCTGAGCCACAACCGGCTCCGCGAGGTCTCCGTGTCTGCCTTCGCCACCCACAGCCAGGGCAGGGCGCTGCACGTGGACCTCTCGCACAACCTCCTCCACAGCCTCGTGCCCCACCCCGCGCAGGCCAGCCTGCCGGCGCCCACCATCCAGAGCCTGAACCTGGCCTGGAACCGGCTCCACACTGTGCCCGACCTCCGGGACTTGCCCCTGCGCTACCTGAGCTTGGACGGGAACCCACTGGCGGCCATCGGCCCAGGGGCCTTCGAGGGGCTGGCGGGCCTTACACACCTGTCGCTGGGCAGCCTGCAGCGTCTCCCCCATCTGGTGCCCTATGGCTTCCGTGAGCTGCAGGGCCTGCAGGTCCTGGATTTGTCAAGCAACCCCAAGCTCAAGTGGGTAGGACCCGAGGTGTTCTCAGGCCTGGGCTCCCTGCAAGAGCTGGACCTGTCAGGCACGGGCCTGGTGCCCCTGCCCGAGAAGCTGCTTCTCCACCTCCCGGCGCTGCAGAGCATCAGCGTGGGCCAGGGCGTGCAGTGCCGGCGCCTGGTGCGGGAGGGCACCtaccccaggcagcctggctccacccCCAAGGTGGCCCTGCACTGCATAGACACCCAGGAATTAGCTGCTGGGGGCTCTGATACCTTGTGA
- the TSKU gene encoding tsukushi isoform X4 — protein MEQSVETEPVSAHTMLWPLLLLLAAGEAQTTRPCFPGCQCEVETFGLFDSFSLTRVDCSGLGPHIVPVPIPLDTAHLDLSSNRLETVNESVLAGPGYTTLAGLDLSHNLLTRFSPTAFSRLRYLESLDLSHNGLAALPAESFTSSPLSDVNLSHNRLREVSVSAFATHSQGRALHVDLSHNLLHSLVPHPAQASLPAPTIQSLNLAWNRLHTVPDLRDLPLRYLSLDGNPLAAIGPGAFEGLAGLTHLSLGSLQRLPHLVPYGFRELQGLQVLDLSSNPKLKWVGPEVFSGLGSLQELDLSGTGLVPLPEKLLLHLPALQSISVGQGVQCRRLVREGTYPRQPGSTPKVALHCIDTQELAAGGSDTL, from the exons ATGGAGCAGTCGGTGGAGACAGAGCCCGTCTCAG CCCACACCATGCTGTGGCCCCTGCTGCTGTTGCTGGCCGCCGGTGAGGCCCAGACCACCCGGCCCTGCTTCCCTGGATGCCAGTGTGAGGTGGAGACCTTTGGCCTCTTCGACAGCTTCAGCCTGACGCGAGTGGATTGCAGCGGCCTGGGCCCTCACATCGTGCCCGTGCCCATCCCCCTGGACACAGCCCACCTGGACCTGTCCTCCAACCGGCTGGAGACGGTGAACGAGTCCGTGCTGGCAGGCCCGGGCTACACCACGCTGGCCGGCCTGGATCTCAGCCACAACCTGCTCACCAGGTTCTCGCCCACGGCCTTCTCCCGCCTTCGCTACCTGGAGTCACTTGACCTCAGCCACAATGGCCTGGCCGCCCTGCCCGCCGAGAGCTTCACCAGCTCGCCCCTGAGCGACGTGAACCTGAGCCACAACCGGCTCCGCGAGGTCTCCGTGTCTGCCTTCGCCACCCACAGCCAGGGCAGGGCGCTGCACGTGGACCTCTCGCACAACCTCCTCCACAGCCTCGTGCCCCACCCCGCGCAGGCCAGCCTGCCGGCGCCCACCATCCAGAGCCTGAACCTGGCCTGGAACCGGCTCCACACTGTGCCCGACCTCCGGGACTTGCCCCTGCGCTACCTGAGCTTGGACGGGAACCCACTGGCGGCCATCGGCCCAGGGGCCTTCGAGGGGCTGGCGGGCCTTACACACCTGTCGCTGGGCAGCCTGCAGCGTCTCCCCCATCTGGTGCCCTATGGCTTCCGTGAGCTGCAGGGCCTGCAGGTCCTGGATTTGTCAAGCAACCCCAAGCTCAAGTGGGTAGGACCCGAGGTGTTCTCAGGCCTGGGCTCCCTGCAAGAGCTGGACCTGTCAGGCACGGGCCTGGTGCCCCTGCCCGAGAAGCTGCTTCTCCACCTCCCGGCGCTGCAGAGCATCAGCGTGGGCCAGGGCGTGCAGTGCCGGCGCCTGGTGCGGGAGGGCACCtaccccaggcagcctggctccacccCCAAGGTGGCCCTGCACTGCATAGACACCCAGGAATTAGCTGCTGGGGGCTCTGATACCTTGTGA